A genomic stretch from Edaphobacter aggregans includes:
- a CDS encoding VWA domain-containing protein, whose amino-acid sequence MRFAGLVLGTTLLLQAGYSPQAGFLQAPIVRRPPSAQGPQAPQGKDDQVPTIKVETRLVNVAVNVVDAKGAPVGGLGKDDFEILEDGKVQKIAYFEKESVTPLSIVLAIDASESVLRDERLEKNAAKHFVRALLRDQDELDLMQFADSVREIVSFTNQKKRIESGLEDLQRGSSTALYDAIYLGSDRLSTTSASDGRRRVLVLITDGEDTVKGSRYGQALEEAQRAGAMVYSLIIVPVAADAGRNTGGEHALIQMAEDTGGKYYYVEDPQDLEPALAHVSDDLRTQYVLGYYAPHGGDSSFRKIRVRMKDSDLQGKFNVRHRSGYYADAR is encoded by the coding sequence ATGAGATTTGCGGGGCTGGTGTTAGGTACGACTTTGCTGCTGCAGGCAGGATATTCGCCGCAGGCTGGATTTTTGCAGGCGCCGATTGTGCGGCGACCGCCTAGTGCGCAGGGGCCTCAGGCTCCGCAGGGTAAGGACGATCAGGTTCCTACGATTAAGGTGGAGACTCGGCTGGTGAATGTGGCCGTGAATGTTGTGGATGCGAAGGGCGCTCCGGTGGGTGGGCTGGGAAAGGATGATTTCGAGATTCTGGAAGATGGGAAGGTTCAGAAGATCGCCTACTTCGAAAAGGAGTCGGTGACGCCGCTTTCGATTGTGCTGGCGATTGATGCGAGCGAGAGCGTGCTGCGGGATGAGCGGCTGGAGAAGAATGCGGCGAAGCATTTTGTGCGGGCGTTGCTGCGGGATCAGGATGAGCTGGACCTGATGCAGTTTGCCGATTCGGTGAGGGAGATTGTCTCGTTTACGAATCAGAAGAAGCGAATTGAGAGTGGGCTGGAGGATCTGCAGCGGGGGAGCTCTACGGCGCTGTACGACGCGATTTATCTGGGGTCTGACAGGCTTTCAACGACTTCGGCGTCGGATGGGCGGCGGCGGGTGCTGGTGCTGATTACCGATGGCGAGGACACGGTGAAGGGGTCTCGGTATGGGCAGGCGCTGGAGGAGGCCCAGCGGGCCGGGGCGATGGTGTACTCGCTGATTATTGTGCCGGTGGCGGCGGATGCGGGGAGGAATACGGGCGGGGAGCATGCGCTGATTCAGATGGCTGAGGATACGGGCGGGAAGTACTACTACGTGGAGGATCCGCAGGACCTGGAGCCGGCGCTGGCACATGTGTCGGATGACCTGAGGACGCAGTATGTGCTGGGGTACTATGCTCCGCATGGCGGGGATAGCTCGTTCCGGAAGATCAGGGTGCGGATGAAGGATTCTGATCTGCAGGGTAAGTTCAATGTGCGGCATCGCAGTGGGTATTATGCGGATGCCCGGTGA
- a CDS encoding ferredoxin family protein, whose protein sequence is MAYVIAEPCIGTKDTACVDACPVDCIHPKKDETGHGEAEQLFIDPVECIDCGACVPVCPVSAIYAGDDLPEKWAEFQTKNATHYGR, encoded by the coding sequence ATGGCTTATGTGATTGCGGAACCGTGCATCGGGACGAAGGATACGGCTTGCGTCGATGCTTGCCCGGTGGATTGTATCCACCCGAAGAAGGATGAGACGGGACACGGTGAGGCCGAACAGCTGTTCATCGATCCGGTAGAGTGCATCGATTGCGGCGCGTGCGTGCCGGTGTGCCCGGTTTCGGCGATCTATGCTGGCGACGATCTGCCGGAGAAGTGGGCGGAGTTCCAGACGAAGAATGCGACCCACTACGGGCGGTAG
- a CDS encoding DinB family protein translates to MKSLASAEVLSETRARLLRVATDDQPLWGRMTVWQMMRHLGCSSELALGERPMEPVKGVPSALIKFVALRTALPWPKNSKTMPELIQALDECPETGFEELVGVAVAKMEDVARATRLAPKHPIFGSMTTADWMRLGYLHADHHLRQFGR, encoded by the coding sequence ATGAAGAGTCTGGCGTCGGCGGAGGTGTTGTCGGAGACGAGGGCGCGGCTTCTGCGGGTTGCGACGGATGACCAGCCGTTGTGGGGGCGGATGACGGTGTGGCAGATGATGCGGCATCTGGGGTGCTCGTCTGAATTGGCGTTGGGTGAGCGGCCGATGGAGCCGGTGAAAGGGGTGCCGTCGGCGTTGATAAAGTTTGTGGCGCTGCGGACGGCGCTACCCTGGCCGAAGAATTCGAAGACGATGCCGGAACTGATACAGGCGCTGGATGAGTGTCCGGAGACTGGATTTGAGGAGTTGGTAGGTGTGGCTGTGGCGAAGATGGAGGATGTCGCGAGGGCGACGCGGCTGGCACCGAAGCATCCGATATTTGGGAGTATGACGACGGCGGACTGGATGCGGCTGGGGTATCTGCATGCGGATCATCATCTGCGGCAGTTTGGCCGGTAA
- a CDS encoding MoaD/ThiS family protein, whose product MRVRVLYFGILKDVFGCAGSDVLLAEGASVADLLRAVRGPEDFWDSIAVAVNQEYAKAEDLLKEGDEVALLPPVSGGFG is encoded by the coding sequence ATGCGTGTGCGGGTGCTTTATTTTGGGATTTTAAAGGACGTCTTTGGTTGTGCGGGTTCAGATGTCCTGCTTGCGGAAGGAGCTTCTGTGGCGGATTTGCTGCGGGCTGTTCGTGGGCCAGAGGATTTTTGGGATTCGATTGCTGTGGCTGTGAATCAGGAGTATGCCAAGGCGGAGGATTTGCTGAAGGAAGGGGATGAGGTGGCTTTGTTGCCTCCGGTTAGTGGCGGGTTTGGATAG
- the recO gene encoding DNA repair protein RecO has protein sequence MIQRVGEAIVLRVWPFQEADLLVSLFTREQGRVKGVARHALRSRRRFGGALEPMTYVRATYAERPKQELVRLDSFEILSSPLSRPVDYERTAALQFVAEVLEELPEGVVDDAVFRLALAVVEEMQVGRVWLPVTYFALWMNRLMGWMPELGHCVVCGLDLRGGTVWYSGTSDGVTCSDDRRNGSVGLSAASVGEAVRIFRGSVGELAKEEWPKGRGVDLRRFAVETLERHLERRLVSARALGRG, from the coding sequence ATGATTCAGCGCGTTGGAGAGGCGATTGTGCTGCGGGTGTGGCCGTTTCAGGAGGCCGACCTGCTGGTGAGCCTGTTTACTCGGGAGCAGGGACGGGTGAAGGGTGTGGCGCGGCATGCGCTGCGGTCTCGGCGGCGGTTTGGGGGGGCGCTGGAGCCGATGACGTATGTGAGGGCGACCTATGCGGAGAGGCCGAAGCAGGAGTTGGTGAGGCTGGATTCGTTTGAGATTTTGAGCTCGCCGCTGAGCCGGCCGGTGGATTATGAGCGGACGGCTGCGCTGCAATTTGTTGCCGAGGTGCTGGAAGAGCTGCCGGAGGGGGTGGTGGACGATGCGGTGTTTCGTCTGGCGCTGGCGGTGGTAGAGGAGATGCAAGTGGGGAGGGTGTGGCTGCCGGTGACGTATTTTGCGCTGTGGATGAATCGGTTGATGGGGTGGATGCCGGAGTTGGGGCATTGTGTGGTGTGCGGGCTGGATTTGCGCGGGGGGACGGTTTGGTACTCGGGGACTAGCGATGGGGTGACTTGTTCGGATGATCGACGGAATGGGAGTGTGGGGCTTTCGGCGGCTTCGGTGGGGGAGGCGGTGAGGATCTTTCGGGGGAGTGTGGGGGAGTTGGCTAAGGAGGAGTGGCCGAAGGGGCGGGGGGTGGATTTGCGGCGGTTTGCGGTGGAGACTCTGGAACGGCATTTGGAGCGACGATTGGTTAGTGCTCGGGCTTTGGGGCGGGGGTAG
- a CDS encoding molybdenum cofactor biosynthesis protein MoaE, with protein MRVEILDGVIPVEEIVAGMKAGADGAVCVFDGIVRDNTRGRRTLHLDYEAYREMALEQMRGLVAEAVAKFGVRDVAVVHRLGRLVVGETSVLIVVASAHRGAAFDACRWLIDTLKKTVPIWKKEQFVDGAVWADGEPFPESIALNQAAEVAAQSADGEPFPESIALNQSAAGADKEGGRPSDDAHISEARYGAPDVSVGQPDSGLASQQVSKSAGERRG; from the coding sequence TTGAGGGTTGAGATTTTGGATGGGGTTATTCCGGTTGAGGAGATCGTCGCTGGGATGAAGGCGGGCGCGGATGGGGCTGTGTGTGTCTTCGATGGGATTGTGCGGGACAATACGCGGGGGCGGCGGACGCTGCATTTGGATTATGAGGCGTATCGGGAGATGGCGCTGGAGCAGATGCGTGGGCTGGTTGCGGAGGCGGTGGCGAAGTTTGGGGTGAGGGATGTGGCGGTGGTGCATCGGCTGGGACGGCTGGTGGTGGGGGAGACGAGTGTGCTGATTGTGGTGGCTTCGGCGCATCGGGGGGCGGCGTTTGATGCTTGCCGGTGGCTGATTGATACGTTGAAGAAGACGGTGCCGATTTGGAAGAAGGAGCAATTTGTGGATGGGGCGGTGTGGGCGGATGGGGAGCCTTTCCCAGAGAGCATTGCGCTCAATCAGGCGGCTGAGGTTGCTGCGCAATCGGCGGATGGGGAGCCTTTCCCAGAGAGCATTGCGCTCAATCAGTCGGCTGCCGGAGCGGATAAGGAAGGCGGTCGTCCTTCGGACGATGCCCATATCTCAGAAGCGAGATATGGGGCACCCGATGTGTCGGTGGGGCAGCCGGATAGCGGGTTAGCGAGTCAGCAGGTTAGCAAGTCAGCGGGAGAACGTCGGGGATGA
- a CDS encoding DUF488 family protein — translation MMTIGHSTLEIGVFLRALEENGCRVLVDVRRFPGSRRYPWFGQAALFGALAEVGIRGVWREGLGGRRAARMDSVNLGWRNESFRGYADYMQTPEFAEEIDWLVGLPEVDAAVVMCAEAVPWRCHRSLIGDAVLARGVEVEDIFVDKDGRSSRRPHVMTEFARVESGRVWYPGLFS, via the coding sequence ATGATGACGATTGGGCACTCGACGTTGGAGATTGGGGTGTTTTTGCGGGCGCTGGAGGAGAATGGGTGCCGGGTGTTGGTGGATGTTAGGCGGTTTCCGGGGTCGCGGCGGTATCCATGGTTTGGGCAGGCGGCTTTGTTTGGGGCACTGGCGGAGGTGGGGATTCGTGGGGTTTGGCGGGAGGGGTTGGGTGGGAGGCGGGCGGCTCGGATGGATAGCGTGAATCTGGGGTGGAGAAATGAGAGCTTCCGGGGGTATGCGGATTACATGCAGACTCCGGAGTTTGCAGAGGAGATCGATTGGCTGGTGGGGTTGCCGGAGGTCGATGCTGCGGTGGTGATGTGTGCGGAGGCGGTGCCTTGGCGGTGTCATCGGTCGTTGATTGGGGATGCGGTGCTGGCTCGTGGGGTGGAGGTGGAGGACATCTTTGTGGATAAGGATGGACGGAGTTCGCGGCGGCCGCATGTGATGACGGAGTTCGCTCGGGTGGAGAGTGGGAGGGTTTGGTATCCGGGTTTGTTTTCGTGA
- a CDS encoding DUF1801 domain-containing protein, whose product MDGRLEARELRAFLERFDPVAGQLAVAARDLILDVFPDAIETAEGKEIGFGFDRGYKGLVFALSMKRSGINLGVAGGAGLADPDGLLKGTGKVHRHVPVSDVAALSDPALRRLLGRALAVRRAEFGERC is encoded by the coding sequence ATGGATGGGAGGTTGGAGGCGCGGGAGCTGCGAGCGTTTCTGGAGAGATTCGATCCGGTTGCAGGGCAGTTGGCTGTGGCGGCTCGGGATCTGATTCTCGATGTGTTTCCTGATGCGATCGAGACGGCGGAAGGCAAGGAGATTGGGTTCGGATTCGATCGTGGCTACAAAGGGTTGGTGTTTGCGCTTTCGATGAAACGAAGTGGGATTAATTTGGGTGTTGCCGGGGGTGCTGGCCTGGCTGATCCGGATGGTCTGCTGAAGGGGACGGGCAAGGTGCACAGGCATGTGCCGGTGTCGGATGTTGCTGCGTTGTCGGATCCTGCGCTGCGTCGATTGTTGGGGCGCGCATTGGCAGTGCGACGGGCTGAATTTGGGGAGAGGTGTTGA
- a CDS encoding DUF4242 domain-containing protein — translation MPKFLIERNMPNVGNLTPHQLVAASQNSCSVLRKLGPEIQWVHSYVTADKIVCVYIAPSEDLIRQHAADAGLPADTITPIKTIIDPTTAEG, via the coding sequence GTGCCAAAGTTCCTCATCGAACGCAACATGCCCAACGTAGGCAACCTCACCCCCCACCAGCTCGTAGCGGCCTCCCAGAACTCCTGCTCCGTCCTCCGCAAGCTCGGCCCCGAGATCCAGTGGGTTCACTCCTACGTCACGGCTGACAAGATCGTCTGCGTCTACATCGCCCCCAGCGAAGACCTCATCCGCCAACACGCCGCCGACGCCGGCCTCCCCGCCGACACCATCACCCCCATCAAAACCATCATCGACCCCACCACCGCCGAAGGCTAA
- a CDS encoding inositol monophosphatase family protein, translating to MSRLEFVGEAEKIAREAGALLRGFYEKGVATEYKGDVDLVTEADRASEKLIVSRLKAAFPGHGIFGEEGTRDGLESEYRWYVDPLDGTTNFAHGFPAFCVLLGLEHRAPGLAADADGEMVAAVTYDPLRNEMFEAEKGKGAWLNGRRIHVSKTKTLQESLTATGFPSHKRHMNPNVYFYQQITLRSHGVRRAGSAGLDLAYVACGRLDGFWEFNLNPWDTSAGLLLVEEAGGTVTHFDGGKFTLDSHEVLATNGLILGEMSHIFTEMFAGRGLEAIPTPAEFAARRAEMEK from the coding sequence GTGAGTCGACTTGAGTTTGTGGGCGAGGCGGAGAAGATTGCACGCGAGGCTGGGGCTTTGCTGCGTGGGTTTTACGAAAAGGGTGTCGCTACGGAGTACAAGGGCGATGTGGATCTGGTGACGGAGGCGGACAGGGCCAGCGAGAAGCTGATTGTTTCGCGGCTGAAGGCGGCGTTTCCGGGGCATGGGATCTTTGGCGAGGAGGGGACGCGGGACGGACTGGAGAGCGAGTATCGGTGGTATGTCGATCCGCTGGATGGAACGACGAACTTTGCGCATGGGTTTCCGGCGTTCTGCGTGTTGCTGGGACTGGAGCACAGGGCTCCGGGGCTGGCGGCGGATGCGGATGGCGAGATGGTGGCCGCGGTGACGTATGATCCGCTGCGGAACGAGATGTTTGAGGCGGAGAAGGGTAAGGGCGCGTGGTTGAATGGACGGCGGATTCATGTGTCGAAGACGAAGACGCTGCAGGAGTCGCTGACGGCTACGGGGTTTCCTAGCCATAAGCGGCATATGAATCCGAACGTCTATTTTTATCAGCAGATTACGCTGCGGTCGCATGGGGTTAGGCGGGCTGGGAGTGCGGGGCTGGATTTGGCGTATGTAGCTTGCGGGCGGCTGGATGGGTTCTGGGAGTTCAATCTGAATCCGTGGGATACTTCGGCGGGCTTGTTGCTGGTGGAGGAGGCGGGGGGAACGGTGACTCATTTTGATGGCGGCAAGTTTACGCTGGATAGTCACGAGGTGCTGGCTACGAATGGGCTGATTCTGGGGGAGATGTCGCATATCTTTACGGAGATGTTTGCGGGTCGGGGGTTGGAGGCTATACCGACTCCGGCGGAGTTTGCGGCTAGGCGAGCGGAGATGGAGAAATAG